In the genome of Salmo trutta chromosome 18, fSalTru1.1, whole genome shotgun sequence, one region contains:
- the LOC115153283 gene encoding cyclin-dependent kinase 1-like — protein MAQQGTMEDYVKIEKIGEGTYGVVYKGRHKSTGQVVAMKKIRLESEEEGVPSTAVREISLLKELAHPNVVRLLDVLMQESRLYLIFEFLSMDLKKYLDSIPSGQYMDPMLVKSYLYQILEGILFCHCRRVLHRDLKPQNLLIDNKGVIKLADFGLARAFGVPVRVYTHEVVTLWYRAPEVLLGAARYSTPVDVWSIGTIFAELATKKPLFHGDSEIDQLFRIFRALGTPNNDIWPEVESLPDYKNTFPKWKSGNLSSMVKNLDKNGIDLLAKTLIYDPPKRISARQAMSHPYFDDLDKTTLPASTVTM, from the exons ATGGCACAACAG GGAACAATGGAGGATTACGTGAAAATAGAGAAAATCGGAGAGG GTACCTATGGGGTTGTGTACAAAGGCAGACACAAGTCGACAGGCCAGGTAGTAGCCATGAAGAAGATCCGActggagagtgaggaggagggagtgCCAAGCACAGCTGTTAGAGAGATCTCTCTGCTCAAAGAGCTAGCGCACCCTAATGTTGTACg CCTTCTAGATGTGCTGATGCAGGAGTCCAGACTGTACCTCATCTTTGAGTTCCTTTCCATGGACCTGAAGAAATACCTAGACTCTATCCCCTCGGGCCAGTACATGGACCCCATGCTTGTGAAG AGCTATCTGTACCAGATCTTGGAGGGCATCCTGTTCTGCCACTGTAGAAGGGTCCTCCACAGAGACCTGAAGCCCCAGAACCTGCTGATTGACAACAAGGGAGTGATCAAGCTGGCAGACTTTGGGTTGGCCAGGGCCTTCGGGGTGCCAGTCCGGGTATATACCCACGAG GTTGTAACACTGTGGTACAGGGCTCCCGAGGTTCTGCTGGGTGCAGCACGGTACTCCACCCCTGTGGATGTCTGGAGTATCGGGACCATCTTTGCGGAGTTGGCCACAAAGAAACCACTTTTCCATGGAGACTCAGAGATTGACCAGCTCTTCAGGATCTTcag GGCCCTTGGTACTCCCAACAATGACATCTGGCCAGAGGTAGAATCTCTGCCTGACTACAAGAACACGTTCCCCAAGTGGAAGTCAGGGAATCTGTCCTCCATGGTGAAAAACCTGGATAAGAATGGCATTGATCTGCTCGCT AAAACGCTGATCTATGACCCACCCAAGAGGATCTCTGCTAGACAGGCTATGAGCCATCCATACTTTGACGACCTGGACAAAACCACTCTACCTGCCAGCACGGTCACAATGTAA